ATACATATCGCGTGCATTAGGATTCAGGTGGCGGAAGCTATCTACGTAGCCGTTTTCCACATACTTGTCCATCCAGGCGCGTTCAATGGGCAAAAAGCCGCTGATGTTTTCGTTTTCCTTGGGGCGGGCGATATCAATTTCCTTATGGCAGGTATTGTAGTCACCCACAGTCACCACATGCTTGCCATTGGCCAGCCAGCGGTTGCTGTTTTCCAGGAATGCATCATAGAAACGGAGCTTGTAATCCAGGCGGTCGTCGCCGGAGCCACCATTGGGGAAATAGATGCAGTTCAGCACCCAGTCCGGGAAAACCAGCTGGATAACACGGCCTTCGTCGTCAAATTCTTCGATATCGAAGCCATAATTGACGCGGTCCGGTTCAATCTGGGTATAAATACCTACCCCGCTGTAGCCCTTTTTGCGCTTACAGGGGTTCCAGTAGACAAAATAGCCTTCGGGATTTGCGATGGAATCCGGAATCTGGTCTTCTTCGGCACGAACTTCCTGCAAGCACAGGATATCGGGTCTGGTGGTGTTGAACCACTCTTCGAAACCCTTTTTCATGACGGATCGGAGCCCGTTGACGTTCCAGCTGTAGATATTCATGTTGTTCCCAATCTAATTTCAAGGCGAAAGATAGCTTTTTCACCAATCATCCAAGGGAAATGTTAAAACTTTTTCACTTTATTTTAAGAAAAAAGAGCAAAATGAAATAATAATGGTATATTTATAACCATGAAAAACCATATTTTGTTCGCATCAAGTATTGCATTTTTGTCTTTTTTAGCAGGTTGTGCCGGTTCCGGAAAATCTGGTGGAAGTGCCGAAAATTTGGAAATTCCCACAAATATGCCTCCTATCTGTCGCGACATCGACTTTGTCGCCCAGCCTGACATGCGAGAAATGTGCGGTGTTCGTGTAAGCCACTCCAAGGCCTATAAGAACATTCCCCAACAACGTTACTTGATCAAACCCGCCGAAACCTCCATCGTAAAGACAAACGGCAAGCTTGAACTCCGTCTTCAGAACTCTTTGCCGTTGATCCTGGAAGGTCCTATTGTGGACGAGCTCCAGTTCAACCAGGACAAGCGTCTTGAAAAGATCCGCAACTCCTACGACTACCACGAAATCTACACCAAGAATTCCGGCCGTATCCGAATCTTCAAGATGGGCATCCCCACCGACGAAGGCAACATCTATAACTTCTGCTACAACATTCCCGAAAAGAAGGGTAACGCAAGAACCCGTAGCGTGGCCATGGGTAGCAAGATCGAGGAAATGTCCTGCGCAGATTTCGACCGTCTCGTAGCAGAAAACACCAAGAAGAAATAACACCTCGACCGCTTAGGAAATAAGCGCCTCGAGCCATTGATTTTCAAGCATCCTCGTTTTTTACGAGGGTGTTTTTTTCTACATGGCAAGCAAGCTTGCTGTAGAGGCAGTTCGGCTATGTCCATAAGCAAGCTTTTGGACGCAGCACTCACTTTTTTCTACATTTTCTCCGTCATGGCAAACGAAGGCAAATTCATC
The nucleotide sequence above comes from Fibrobacter sp.. Encoded proteins:
- a CDS encoding exodeoxyribonuclease III, producing MNIYSWNVNGLRSVMKKGFEEWFNTTRPDILCLQEVRAEEDQIPDSIANPEGYFVYWNPCKRKKGYSGVGIYTQIEPDRVNYGFDIEEFDDEGRVIQLVFPDWVLNCIYFPNGGSGDDRLDYKLRFYDAFLENSNRWLANGKHVVTVGDYNTCHKEIDIARPKENENISGFLPIERAWMDKYVENGYVDSFRHLNPNARDMYSWWSNRFGARSRNVGWRLDYAFVDAGLVPNIVNSNIHTGVMGSDHCPISIELEPPFAPLPIKKSEGV